CGGTGAAGGCGTTGGCTTCGTGGCCGAAAATCTCGCTTTCGAAGAGGTTCTCCGGCAGGCCGCCGCAGTTGAGTGCAACGAACTGGTGGGCATGGCGCCGACTGAAATCATGCAAGCAACGGGCGACCAGTTCCTTGCCGGTGCCGGTCTCACCTTCGATCAGCACGTTGGCCGAGGTGTCGGCGACGTTGGCGATCAGTTCGCGCAGGTTCTGCATGGCCGGGGAGCGGCCGATGATGCGGCCTTCGAGGGAGTCGCGCTCGGCCAACTGGCGGCGCAGCGACCAGACTTCCCGCGCCAGCCCGCGTTGTTCCAGGGCGCGGCGGGCGACGTCGACCAGGCGTTCGGGGGAGAAGGGTTTTTCCATGAAATCGTAGGCGCCGTTGCGCATGGCGCCAACGGCCATGGAGATATCGCCATGCCCGGTGATCAACACCACCGGCAGGCTTTTATCCAGGGCCTTGAGGCGGGTGAGCAGTTCCAGGCCATCGATGCCCGGCAGGCGAATGTCGCTGATCACGATGCCCGCGAAGTTCTCGCCGACGCGTTTGAGCGCCTCTTCGGCGCTGCCCACGCCCACGCTGGGGATATCTTCCAGTGCCAGGGCCTGCTGGCAGCCGAGCAGCACATGGGGGTCGTCTTCGACGATCAGCACGGTGAGGTCTTGAGGATCAATATTCATGTCGACTCAGCTGGTTGAGCGCCCGCCAATGGCAGGCTCAGGACAAAGGCAGTACCACCACTGGCCGGGTGTTCCACGGCAAGGTTACCGCCGGTGGCCGCCGCAAGGCTGGCGGACAGCGTAAGGCCCAGGCCCAGGCCTTGCTCGCCGGGCTTGGTGGTGAAGAACGGTTCGAACAAATGCTTGCGCGCTTCGGGGGGGATGCCGTGGCCGTTGTCGCGCACATGCAGGCGGTATTTGCCCTCGCTGCTGCTGCCCTCCAGCCACAGTTCGGGCGCCGGTTGCGCCTGCATGGCGTCGAGGGCGTTGCCGATCAGGTTGACCAGGATCTGCTCCAGGCGCGTCTGGTCAATCTGCAATTGGGCGTTGGCGAAGTCGCGGTGCAGGGTCAGCGGCAGGCCGTCCAAGCGCGCGCCGAGCACCTGGAACGCGGCATCCACCGCTTTGGCGAGGCTGGCCTCGCCCTGGTCGTCACCGCGCCGGGCAAAGGAGCGCAGGCTGGCGGTGATGCGGCCCATGCGGTCGATCAGTTCGTTGATGGTCTTGAGGTTCGCGGTGGCCGTGTCCAGAGCGCCGCGCTCGAGGAAACGCACGGTGTTTCCGGACAAGGTGCGCAGCGCGGCCAACGGCTGGTTCAGCTCATGGGCGATGCTGGTGGACATCTGGCCGATGGCTGCGAGCTTGCCGGCCTGCACCAGTTCGTCCTGGGCGCGGCGCAGGGTTTCTTCGGCCTGGCGCCGTTCGCGTATCTGGCCCTTGAGCCGTTCGTTGCTGGCGCGCAGGTCGGCGGTGCGTTCGGTAATCCGTCGCTCCAGTTGGCTGTTGGCTTCCTGCAGGGCTTCGCGCGCGGCGAGACGGGTGGCGATGACTTTGCGCCGCTCGTTCCAGGCGATCAGCAACAACGCCACCAGGCCGAACGCCACGGCCACCAGGATGCCCTGGTTGATGGCCGCGCGGCGCAGCTCGTTGAGCGGGGTGAGCAGGGTGAAATTCCACGGTGTGTCGTTGAGCGGGCGGGTTTGCGCCAGGTAGCTGACGGCTTGCTCGTCGTTGACCACTTCGCTGTTGGCCGGGAAGGTCAGTTTCTCGGTGCCTTCGTTGAGCCGCTCGCGGGCCAATGGCTCCAGTTCGTTCAACGTGGCCCAGTAATATTGCAGGCTGTGGGCCAGACGGTCCTTGGTCTCATCGCTCAGCGGTCGCACCGCCTTGAGCCGGCGGGCCGGGTCGCTGGAGAGGATGATGATGCCGTTCTCGTCGCTCACGAAGGCTTCGAGGCGCGCGCGCTGCCAGCGTTCTTCCAGGGCTTCGAGGCGCACTTTGACGACAGCGACGCCGATGATCTTGCCGTGTTCTTCCAGGCCATGGGCCAGGTAATAGCCAGGTTCGCCATTGGTGCTGCCGATGCCGTAAAAGCGTCCGGGCCTGCCGCGTACGGCGTTCTGGAAATAGGCGCGAAAGGACAGGTCTTCGCCCTGATAACTGTCGGCGTCGCGCCAGTTACTGGTGGCCAGTACGCGCCCGGTGGTGTCCATTACGTAGATGGCCCGGCTGCGGCTGCGCCGGTTCAGGCCTTCAAGGTAATCATTAACGGTTTGCCGGGTTTCCTGGTTGGGGTCGGCCAGTAGCGTGGAGACGCTGGACTCCAATTCCAACAGGCTGGGCAGGTAGGTGTATTTGCTGATTTCGCTCTCGACGGTGCGGGCGTGCAGCTCCAACTGGCGTTCGCCATTGTCGCTGAGGGCGCGGATGCCGTAGTACTCGCTGACGCAGAAGCCGATATAACCCAGGCCGATCATCAGCGCGAGGATCAACGGCGGCAGGAACAGTTGGCGGATCAGACGAGGTTTCACGGCAAGTGATGGCGGTGCGGCGCGAAATTGGTTGGGGTCGCATTTCATCACAGATGCCTTGGGTCAACCAGAGCTGCCATCCTGCGCGGTCCAGTGTGGGAGGGGGGCTTGCCCCCGATAGCAGTGTGTCAGTCGCAACATCTGTTACTGATCCACCGCTATCGGGGGCAAGCCCCCTCCCACATTGGCCCTGTTTCGGCAGGGGGAAGCTGTGGGCTTAGTGCTGCAGGATTTTTTCAAGGAAGTGCTGCGCGCGCTCGGAGCGGGCGCTGATGTCGCCGAAGAACTCTTCTTTCGGGCAGTCTTCGATGATCTTGCCGGCGTCCATGAAGATCACGCGGTCGGCCACTTTGCGGGCAAAGCCCATTTCGTGGGTCACGCACATCATGGTCATGCCTTCCTGGGCCAGTTGCACCATCACGTCCAGTACTTCGTTGACCATTTCCGGGTCCAGGGCCGAGGTCGGTTCGTCGAACAGCATGACGATCGGGTCCATGGCCAGGGCGCGGGCGATAGCCACACGTTGCTGCTGGCCGCCGGAGAGCTGGCCAGGATGCTTGTGGGCGTGTGCCGAGAGGCCCACGCGCTCAAGCAGTTGCAGGCCTTTCTTGGTGGCTTCTTCCTTGCTGCGGCCAAGCACCTTGATCTGCGCGATGGTCAGGTTTTCAGTGATGGTCAGGTGCGGGAACAGTTCGAAGTGCTGGAACACCATGCCCACGCGTGAACGCAGTTTCGGCAGGTTGGTCTTCGGGTCGGCGATAGAGGTGCCGTCGACCACGATGTCGCCCTTCTGGAACGGTTCCAGCGCGTTGACGCACTTGATCAGGGTGGATTTGCCCGAACCCGACGGCCCGCACACCACGATCACTTCGCCTTTTTTGACATCAGTGCTGCAATCGGTCAGCACCTGGAAGTCGCCATACCACTTGTTGATGTTCTTGATAGAGATCATACGGCAAACCTTTTTTGCAGACGCTTGACCAGCAGCGAGGCGGAAAAGCTGATGATGAAGTAGACAACACCGGCGAAGATCAGGAACTCATTGGAACGGCCGATGATGTCGCCGTTGGAGCGGGCGGAGTTGAGGAAGTCCACCAGGCCCACGGTGTAGACCAGCGAGGTGTCCTGGAACAGGATGATGCTCTGTTGCAACAGCAACGGGGTCATCTTGCGGAACGCCTGGGGCAGGATGATCAGGCGCATGGTCTGGCCATAGGTCATGCCCATCGCCTGTGCCGCCGCCATCTGGCCCTTGGGGATCGACTGCACGCCGGCCCGCACGATTTCGCAGAAGTACGCGGCTTCGAACATCATGAAGGCCACGACGCAGGAGGTGAACGCACCGATCGGGGTATCTTCGCCGGTGATCCAGCGCAGCACGAACGGCACCGCCAGGTAGAACCAGGTGATCACCAGCAGCAGCGGGATCGAGCGGAAGTAGTTCACATAGGCGCCGGCCACGCGCGACAGCAGTTTGCTGGACGACAGGCGCATCAGGGCGAGGATCGTGCCCAGGATGATGCCGCCGACCACGCCCATGACCATCAGCTTCAAGGTCATGACCATGCCGTTCCACAGGCCTGGGATAGCGGGGATGATGCCGCTGAAATCGAATTCCATTATTTACCCCCCACGGAGATCAGGCCGGGCACCGCCACTTTCTTCTCGACCAGGCGCATCAGCAGCATCAGGCTCATGTTCAAGGTGAAGTAGATCAGCGTGGCCAGGGTGAAGGCTTCAAACAGGTTGGCCGAGAACTCGGCGGTCTGCTTGGTTTGCGCCAGCAATTCCATCAAGCCGATCAAGGACGCCACGGAGGAGTTCTTGAACACGTTGAGAAATTCCGAGGTGAGCGGCGGAATGATGATGCGGTAGGCCTGGGGCAGCAGCACGTTCCAGTAAATCTGCGGCAGCTTGAAGCCCATGGCGCGCGCGGCGGATTCCTGGCCGCGTGGCAGCGCCTGGATACCGGTACGCACTTGCTCGCACACGCGGGCGGCGGTGAAGAGGCCCAGGCACACGACGACGCTCAGGTAGGCCGAGGTGGTCGGGTTGAGGTCTTGTTTGTACCAGTCCTGCAGGTTCTGCGGCAGCAGGTCGGGTATCAGGAAATACCAGATGAACAGCTGAACCAGCAGCGGCACGTTGCGAAACAGTTCCACGTAGCAGGTCGCGATGCCCGATACGATGCGGTTTGGCACCGTGCGCATGACCCCCAGAATGGAGCCCAGCAGCAAGGCGATAATCCATGCCACGACGGCGATGGCGATGGTCCAGCCCAGCCCGGAGATGTACCAGTCGAGATAAGTCTCGCTGCCCACGCCGGTGGACTTGAAGAACACGCCCCAGTCCCAGTTGTAATTCATTAGGGTCTCCCCCGAAATCGATCGATGTACAAGCACCCGCTTGGGGAAAATCCGTTCCCACCCGGCGATGAACGCCAGGCACACACG
This region of Pseudomonas asgharzadehiana genomic DNA includes:
- a CDS encoding sigma-54-dependent transcriptional regulator yields the protein MNIDPQDLTVLIVEDDPHVLLGCQQALALEDIPSVGVGSAEEALKRVGENFAGIVISDIRLPGIDGLELLTRLKALDKSLPVVLITGHGDISMAVGAMRNGAYDFMEKPFSPERLVDVARRALEQRGLAREVWSLRRQLAERDSLEGRIIGRSPAMQNLRELIANVADTSANVLIEGETGTGKELVARCLHDFSRRHAHQFVALNCGGLPENLFESEIFGHEANAFTGAGKRRIGKIEHAHEGTLFLDEVESMPINLQIKLLRVLQERTLERLGSNQSVAVDCRVIAATKSDLDELSRASQFRSDLYYRLNVVTLELPPLRERREDILQLFEHFLQQSSLRFDRTAPELDNQTLSSLMSHDWPGNVRELRNVAERFALGLPAFKKSGAGSTGHGLAFTEAVEAFERNLLSDALQRSGGNLTQASQELGMAKTTLFDKVKKYGLSH
- a CDS encoding sensor histidine kinase; the encoded protein is MKCDPNQFRAAPPSLAVKPRLIRQLFLPPLILALMIGLGYIGFCVSEYYGIRALSDNGERQLELHARTVESEISKYTYLPSLLELESSVSTLLADPNQETRQTVNDYLEGLNRRSRSRAIYVMDTTGRVLATSNWRDADSYQGEDLSFRAYFQNAVRGRPGRFYGIGSTNGEPGYYLAHGLEEHGKIIGVAVVKVRLEALEERWQRARLEAFVSDENGIIILSSDPARRLKAVRPLSDETKDRLAHSLQYYWATLNELEPLARERLNEGTEKLTFPANSEVVNDEQAVSYLAQTRPLNDTPWNFTLLTPLNELRRAAINQGILVAVAFGLVALLLIAWNERRKVIATRLAAREALQEANSQLERRITERTADLRASNERLKGQIRERRQAEETLRRAQDELVQAGKLAAIGQMSTSIAHELNQPLAALRTLSGNTVRFLERGALDTATANLKTINELIDRMGRITASLRSFARRGDDQGEASLAKAVDAAFQVLGARLDGLPLTLHRDFANAQLQIDQTRLEQILVNLIGNALDAMQAQPAPELWLEGSSSEGKYRLHVRDNGHGIPPEARKHLFEPFFTTKPGEQGLGLGLTLSASLAAATGGNLAVEHPASGGTAFVLSLPLAGAQPAEST
- a CDS encoding amino acid ABC transporter ATP-binding protein, translating into MISIKNINKWYGDFQVLTDCSTDVKKGEVIVVCGPSGSGKSTLIKCVNALEPFQKGDIVVDGTSIADPKTNLPKLRSRVGMVFQHFELFPHLTITENLTIAQIKVLGRSKEEATKKGLQLLERVGLSAHAHKHPGQLSGGQQQRVAIARALAMDPIVMLFDEPTSALDPEMVNEVLDVMVQLAQEGMTMMCVTHEMGFARKVADRVIFMDAGKIIEDCPKEEFFGDISARSERAQHFLEKILQH
- a CDS encoding amino acid ABC transporter permease, which encodes MEFDFSGIIPAIPGLWNGMVMTLKLMVMGVVGGIILGTILALMRLSSSKLLSRVAGAYVNYFRSIPLLLVITWFYLAVPFVLRWITGEDTPIGAFTSCVVAFMMFEAAYFCEIVRAGVQSIPKGQMAAAQAMGMTYGQTMRLIILPQAFRKMTPLLLQQSIILFQDTSLVYTVGLVDFLNSARSNGDIIGRSNEFLIFAGVVYFIISFSASLLVKRLQKRFAV
- a CDS encoding amino acid ABC transporter permease, producing the protein MNYNWDWGVFFKSTGVGSETYLDWYISGLGWTIAIAVVAWIIALLLGSILGVMRTVPNRIVSGIATCYVELFRNVPLLVQLFIWYFLIPDLLPQNLQDWYKQDLNPTTSAYLSVVVCLGLFTAARVCEQVRTGIQALPRGQESAARAMGFKLPQIYWNVLLPQAYRIIIPPLTSEFLNVFKNSSVASLIGLMELLAQTKQTAEFSANLFEAFTLATLIYFTLNMSLMLLMRLVEKKVAVPGLISVGGK